Proteins from a genomic interval of Rosa chinensis cultivar Old Blush chromosome 2, RchiOBHm-V2, whole genome shotgun sequence:
- the LOC112190878 gene encoding protein FMP32, mitochondrial, with protein MAAAAACKRVAQSGFGALGGSKLISPSLPHRHLDCRLISSELVKSTNGKRLFLVDTLALVRRLEGQGVPSKHAEAITAAITEVLNDSLENVSQSFVSKAEQQKNEMIQDSNLSKFKSEVQSSQGHHFSLLQHETEKLRNDIEKMRNELRYEIDKVTAGQRLDLNLERGRIREELANQNAETNNLTNKLDREIHALRAQVEAAKYDVIKYCIGTLVSISAVGLAVLRILM; from the exons ATGGCCGCTGCTGCGGCGTGTAAACGGGTCGCCCAATCCGGGTTCGGAGCTCTCGGCGGGTCCAAACTGATTTCTCCGAGTTTGCCGCACAGGCATTTGGATTGCAGGCTCATTTCCTCCGAGCTTGTCAAATCTACTAATGGAAAGCGCCTTTTTCTTGTTGACACATTAGCTTTG GTTAGGAGATTAGAGGGGCAAGGGGTGCCCTCGAAGCACGCCGAGGCCATAACAGCTGCCATCACTGAAGTTTTGAATGACAGCTTGGAGAATGTGTCTCAGTCGTTTGTTTCCAAGGCAGAGCAGCAGAAA AATGAGATGATCCAAGACTCGAACTTgtccaaattcaaatccgaagtTCAAAGTTCTCAG GGACACCACTTTTCTTTGTTGCAACACGAGACTGAAAAACTTCGGAATGATATAGAGAAGATGCGCAATGAATTGAG GTATGAAATCGACAAAGTTACTGCAGGGCAAAGGTTggacttgaatcttgaaagGGG GAGGATACGGGAAGAGCTAGCAAATCAGAATGCTGAAACCAATAACCTTACTAACAAACTTGATCGG GAAATTCATGCTTTGCGTGCACAAGTGGAAGCCGCAAAATATGATGTCATAAAATACTGCATAGGTACACTTGTCTCCATTTCTGCTGTTGGTCTCGCTGTACTACGTATCTTGATGTAA